The stretch of DNA CACGTCGACCGCGACGCGCGCCAGGAACTCATTCGCCGCCTTCTTGGTCGGGAACGCCTTGCCTCGCTGGTGGCCTTCGGGGTCCCGGTAGCGCGCCTCCCAGCTCCCCGACGCCTTCTGACGGACCGATCCCATGGCAGACACCTCCCCCCTACTAAGCCTGGATCCACCGTTTCTGAGCTGAGCGGCTGACGGTGGTTGCACGAGAAATGCCTCCTGACCAGGGAGGATGCGGGTTACCACACCAAGCATCCACTTGATCCAGGAGGCACTCTCAGGATGCGGTCATCATCGCACATCCTTGACCGGCTGACGGTGACGTTCGACGACGACCACGCGGTGGCTGACGCGGGCCTGGTGTTGCCCGCCACGCTGATCGAGCACCTCGACGTCGAGGCGACCGCGGACGGGATCGTGTCACGGGGGTACCGACCCGGCCGCAAGATCGTCTCCGTGCTCGCCGGACTACTCGCGGGCGCCGACTGCATCGACGACCTGGCGGTCCTCCGCGCCGGCGCGACCGCGCGGATCGTGCCAACACAGGTGTTGGCGCCATCCACGATCGGGACGTGGCTGCGGTCGCTTTCGTTCGGCCACGTCCGCCAGCTCGACCGGCTCACCGAGCTGCTGCTGACCCGCGCCTGGGCGGCCGGCGCCGGCCCCGGCGACGATGACCTCGTCATCGACGTCGACTCCACGATCTGTGAGGTCCACGGCTACGCCAAGCAAGGCGCGGCGTACGGCTACACCCGCCAGCTCGGCTACCACCCGATCCTGGCGACCCGCGCCGATACCGGCGAGATCCTGCATACCCGCATGCGGAAGGGGTCGGCGAACACCGCCCGTGGGGCGCAGCGGTTCGTCCGTGAGACCGTCGGGCGGGTCCGCCGTGCCGGCGCGACTGGCCAACTCGTGCTGCGCGCGGATTCGGGGTTCTGGTCGGCCAAGGTCATCGGCGCCTGCCAAGACCACGATGTGCGCTACTCGATCACCGTGCGGGCCACCAAGACCGTGGTCGCGGCGATCGACGGCATCGACGACACCGCCTGGACCGACATCGCCTACCCCGACGGCGGCGACGCGCAGGTCGCCGAGACCACCCTCGGCGGCCGCCGCCTGATCGTGCGCCGCACCCGACTGGTCGGCGCGCAGGCGCAGCTGTTCCCCGACTGGCGGCACCACGCGTTCGTCACCGACCGTCCCGGCACCGCCGTCGACCTCGACGCCGACCACCGCCACCACGCGGTGTGCGAACTGGCGATTCGCGACCTCAAGCACGGCGCCGGACTGATCCACTGCCCATCGGGGGTATTCACCGCCAACGCCGCCTGGGCGGTGCTGGCCACGCTGGCGCACAACCTATGGCGCTGGACCGCGATCCTGGGCGGACTCGTCGCGCCCGGACGGTTGACCGTCGCCAAGACCCTCCGCCGGCGCTACCTGACCATCCCCGGACGCATCACCCGCTCGGCCCGCCGGCTCACGCTGCACCTGCCCGTCGACTGGCCCTGGCGCGACGCGTTCATGCAGGCGCTGTCCCGACTACGACGAATCACCATCCCGCAGCCCTGCTGACC from Euzebyales bacterium encodes:
- a CDS encoding IS1380 family transposase, whose amino-acid sequence is MRSSSHILDRLTVTFDDDHAVADAGLVLPATLIEHLDVEATADGIVSRGYRPGRKIVSVLAGLLAGADCIDDLAVLRAGATARIVPTQVLAPSTIGTWLRSLSFGHVRQLDRLTELLLTRAWAAGAGPGDDDLVIDVDSTICEVHGYAKQGAAYGYTRQLGYHPILATRADTGEILHTRMRKGSANTARGAQRFVRETVGRVRRAGATGQLVLRADSGFWSAKVIGACQDHDVRYSITVRATKTVVAAIDGIDDTAWTDIAYPDGGDAQVAETTLGGRRLIVRRTRLVGAQAQLFPDWRHHAFVTDRPGTAVDLDADHRHHAVCELAIRDLKHGAGLIHCPSGVFTANAAWAVLATLAHNLWRWTAILGGLVAPGRLTVAKTLRRRYLTIPGRITRSARRLTLHLPVDWPWRDAFMQALSRLRRITIPQPC